Proteins encoded within one genomic window of Naumovozyma dairenensis CBS 421 chromosome 6, complete genome:
- the CAF120 gene encoding Caf120p (similar to Saccharomyces cerevisiae SKG3 (YLR187W) and CAF120 (YNL278W); ancestral locus Anc_1.66), with protein sequence MKHIFSGSKSSDGSSFSVIKKQTISTSSSPPSFNKSRTTTPIHTSHTTPGSSLESPLSPELVPIVTLLSSQTHRRYHDGVLLVLQDLKNDGTPASRTWKEFYGVLIGTQLALWDAAELSSTPNSNELKSLASKPTYINFTDAILKPLDPKNDNVVTQNNQQLANILVVSTTLKNRFFLQYSNRESFNQWHAAIRLSLFENVSLQEAYTGAFISSRGSRLGDIKVLLADTKFNYEDWVSVRFGTGMPWKRCYAVISQPSSKKKTGQINFYENDKKIKKSHSMTTVIDAKAIYAVYPSSAKLIDESTIIKLEGTITSGKKEEPQDSNLFIMPEKHNAVPGYDTIIRFLIPTMNAFRLYGRPKRLIANKDDPLSLLFALPTLPCIYYLNVEDLLPLSNSPSSLQWSSYDWRTQIKEILIRKVASGYSGCGSSSTLTNALLSPVLGSAELFDGSGGPILSPTLTQKPSFFNNRSNNNSSERLNITKTRSPIDPQDNKTSNSYLKNGFKTSQETVKNVRNYTPYDIPFTSNPDSNSNKSEQAPSGYQRKDSSPLHQNNKGMGLQINIKQDSDISEPREPSPLGHKTRGIEQEMNSRNNIYEDHEIAIYSPDTRKLEAQNETERALFGNQNDRLSPTEHKNADNKQVLYDNRLNIDVPMIDGSRRSSDHRQYVVPKNVQPKGHHSPSRGNRPMELQNEMDQSTKENKDSSPLKDWKEGKVLQLKDRLEKRNVESGGTFPSNDTPSAKNKGMGLRISINDSNFKKFDDIPRGGNIPGHKTQNSETNNILLDLYDNYANEPFGRTEQQDQEAKENSNENNRVRSAIRDRKSDSADGLLADLNLNMGNTLNTSHNNENDDDDDDDDDADIFDPDYVEQNRMEQPASIYSDSPLKDKTANDYSNHTSSANNTSFPQRYESREEDTYPPINNHQKTYASRQDNPYISRPDKEAREVGNIKLPPANTSTFQTRNSPVNSHHPPPSFTAMENPYRRTPPTEETAQFRENPPQFPSHNNTSHISSPQMLQNSPFNKNMNNGVDRPHYHNRNAPAPSQVQVNQQRMKQPVYGIPQHQMQGMNQGRAANSPNIGQNNNFSNIPPQQAYDRRRPTQPQFQSPYQPQLPHNGRQRPYLGPSGLNPNTGMNTAGRGPPPPTQYNGNFRPAPPAAPGPGTGLTMNTQQNTGVYPPPIQQQGYRPKPTHPPGGGGFSQFMPSSSTKNPYGN encoded by the coding sequence atgaaacatattttttcagGTTCGAAATCTTCAGATGGCTCCTCATTTTCTGTCATTAAAAAGCAAACGATATCGACTAGTTCAAGCCCGCCATCCTTCAATAAAAGCCGAACCACAACTCCAATACATACATCTCATACAACTCCAGGAAGCTCCCTTGAGTCTCCATTAAGTCCTGAATTGGTCCCTATTgtaacattattatctaGTCAAACGCATAGAAGGTACCATGATGGTGTCCTCTTAGTCTTacaagatttgaaaaatgatggTACCCCAGCTTCTAGAACATGGAAAGAATTCTACGGTGTACTCATCGGTACTCAGCTTGCGCTATGGGATGCTGCAGAATTATCATCAACACCCAATTCAAACGAATTGAAGTCATTGGCTTCGAAACCAACttatattaattttacAGATGCTATTTTAAAACCATTAGATCCAAAAAATGATAACGTGGTCACCCAAAATAATCAACAATTGGCTAACATTCTTGTAGTTTCGACtacattgaaaaatagGTTTTTTCTGCAGTATAGTAATAGAGAATCGTTCAATCAATGGCATGCAGCCATCAGGCTGAGTCTTTTCGAAAATGTATCATTACAAGAGGCATACACGGGCGCATTTATTTCAAGTAGAGGATCTAGATTAGGTGATATAAAAGTTCTGTTAGCAGATACAAAATTTAACTACGAAGATTGGGTTAGTGTTAGATTTGGGACAGGTATGCCATGGAAACGTTGTTACGCTGTTATATCTCAACCATCCAGTAAAAAGAAAACTGGtcaaattaatttttatgaaaatgataaaaaaataaaaaaatcgCATTCAATGACTACAGTTATCGATGCAAAGGCCATCTATGCTGTATATCCATCATCAGcaaaattaattgatgaatcTACTATCATCAAGTTAGAAGGAACTATAACATCCGGGAAAAAGGAAGAACCACAggattcaaatttatttataatgCCCGAAAAGCATAATGCCGTTCCTGGTTATGATACAATCATTAGATTTCTAATTCCGACCATGAATGCGTTTAGATTATATGGTAGACCAAAACGACTGATCGCCAATAAAGATGACCCTTtgtctttattatttgcattACCAACGTTACCttgtatttattatttgaatgtGGAGGATCTTTTACCCTTAAGTAATTCGCCATCCAGTTTACAATGGTCATCTTATGACTGGAGAACAcaaatcaaagaaatacTAATACGGAAAGTAGCTTCAGGCTATAGTGGGTGTGGCTCAAGTTCGACATTGACGAACGCTCTTCTTTCGCCAGTACTTGGTTCTGctgaattatttgatggTTCAGGTGGTCCAATCCTTTCACCAACATTGACTCAAAAaccttcatttttcaacaaccgaagcaataataatagtagtgAAAGGCTAAATATTACAAAAACACGTTCACCGATTGATCCACAAGATAATAAGACTTCAAATTCGTATCTTAAAAACGGTTTCAAGACTTCGCAAGAGACAGTTAAAAATGTTAGGAATTACACCCCATACGACATACCATTTACTTCAAATCCGGATTCGAACTCTAATAAATCAGAGCAAGCACCAAGCGGATATCAAAGAAAGGATTCTTCCCCGTTgcatcaaaataataaaggtaTGGGATTACAAATTAACATCAAACAAGATTCGGACATCTCTGAACCTCGTGAACCCTCTCCGTTAGGTCATAAAACTAGAGGAATAGAACAAGAAATGAATAGCAGGAACAACATCTATGAAGATCATGAAATCGCTATATATTCTCCAGACACTAGGAAATTAGAAGCCCAAAATGAAACGGAGCGAGCATTATTTGGAAATCAAAACGACCGCCTCTCACCAACAGAACATAAAAATGCTGATAATAAACAGGTTTTATATGATAATCGACTAAATATCGATGTACCTATGATAGATGGTAGTAGAAGAAGTAGTGATCATCGACAATATGTAGTCCCTAAAAATGTGCAACCCAAGGGTCATCATTCGCCAAGTCGTGGGAACAGGCCTATGGAATTGCAAAACGAAATGGATCAAAGcacaaaagaaaataaagattcTTCTCCTTTGAAAGATTGGAAGGAAGGGAAAGTACTACAGCTTAAAGATAGATTAGAAAAGAGGAACGTTGAGTCAGGTGGGACTTTCCCATCGAATGATACTCCGAGTGCAAAAAACAAAGGAATGGGGCTACGAATTTCGATTAATGATTctaatttcaagaaatttgaCGATATACCGAGGGGTGGAAATATACCTGGTCATAAAACGCAAAATAGTgaaactaataatattttgttgGATCTTTATGATAACTATGCCAACGAACCATTTGGCCGTACTGAACAACAGGATCAAGAAGCTAAGGAAAATAGTAACGAGAATAATAGGGTTAGGTCTGCCATAAGAGATAGGAAAAGTGATAGTGCTGATGGCCTGTTGGCTGATTTGAATCTAAACATGGGGAATACGTTGAACACCAGCCATAATAATgagaatgatgatgatgatgatgatgacgacgaTGCTGATATATTTGATCCCGATTATGTAGAACAAAATAGAATGGAACAACCGGCTAGTATTTATTCTGATAGTCCattgaaagataaaacAGCAAATGATTATAGCAATCACACCAGTTCCGCGAACAACACTAGTTTTCCACAACGATATGAATCACGAGAAGAGGATACTTATCCTCCCATCAATAACCATCAGAAAACTTATGCATCAAGACAAGACAATCCATATATTTCTAGACCGGACAAAGAAGCTCGAGAGGTGggaaatattaaattaccACCAGCAAATACCTCAACATTTCAAACAAGGAATAGTCCTGTTAATAGTCATCACCCACCTCCATCATTTACAGCTATGGAAAACCCTTACCGAAGAACTCCACCTACAGAAGAGACTGCTCAATTCAGAGAAAATCCTCCACAATTTCCTAGTCATAACAATACAAGCCATATAAGTTCGCCACAAATGCTTCAGAATTCACCTTTCAAtaagaatatgaataatGGTGTGGACCGTCCACACTACCATAATAGGAACGCACCTGCTCCTAGTCAAGTACAAGTAAATCAACAACGAATGAAGCAACCCGTGTATGGGATTCCGCAACATCAAATGCAAGGAATGAATCAAGGGCGTGCAGCGAATTCACCTAACATTGgtcaaaataataattttagtAACATACCTCCACAACAAGCTTATGATCGTAGAAGACCAACCCAACCTCAATTTCAATCTCCATATCAACCGCAACTACCTCACAATGGTCGACAACGACCATATCTAGGACCATCTGGATTGAATCCGAATACTGGTATGAATACAGCTGGTAGAGGTCCACCACCACCGACTCAATATAATGGGAACTTCAGACCTGCTCCTCCTGCAGCTCCAGGACCAGGTACTGGTCTCACTATGAACACGCAACAAAATACTGGGGTGTATCCTCCACCTATTCAACAACAGGGGTATAGACCTAAACCAACTCATCCGCCAGGTGGAGGTGGTTTCTCACAATTTATGCCATCATCTTCTACTAAAAATCCTTACGGAAACTAA
- the PRM1 gene encoding pheromone-regulated protein PRM1 (similar to Saccharomyces cerevisiae PRM1 (YNL279W); ancestral locus Anc_1.65), with the protein MAQLTTYLQLNDRLSQIWINKYTLVLLLAMVKLFFFSRSIQNAMLSSQNYIISNCETIDSIYSKVTDNTPHYLGIMGNYLLDKTMEETIKATLKTLSLLVYASEELLTFVIDLYLGTYACLAVSAIDGTVDVATNTTEKLIGVVNSTVVTLANDLDDGLDDISKFINKIIEAASKVENFFTGDDDEDNSSDGSDDIKKVNLTISAIRDLKIPSSINDKLEELSAKTPDFAEVKNKTKSLVSIPFEQVRKEIKSVNATEIMANKSMLYVPPIVNDNGLPNGICSSNKPEIENFYKVLLHSLKITTIVLIVLMIVAAVVVLVPIAWNEYRLWSRLTNMKQQYLSKCFNNSLNSDIYMSTTLEEDEEDDDDISSNRMKLKENPFLDDDKQTDKNLEDYDVIASYQHCFNNWNSKISFMVTKLLNVGTKNQIRSKTDQIKTEWIVAYITSERALCVLGIGLLALLVCIFQFIMIAILRKELNVSSGSMINNEKSSSLTNSSSVDTMKNDMNIWTTQTNDYINYTETTINKEMFGWIVTTTESINSTVVTMIDDIDSTLADIFNGTLLYSPMKTVVGCVIENKLYTVEKAMTWIHEKAELSLPRINGTELYRELQNTQYQNGTSNSTALTTSSKMVTIVDELKDDMQTGLLAILDAYHKMAIQELIVALSILAVWLIQIPVAFLIWHLKRINFT; encoded by the coding sequence ATGGCTCAATTAACTACCTACCTACAGCTAAATGACAGGTTATCACAAATATggataaataaatatacattAGTGCTACTACTAGCCATGGTAaaattattcttcttttctcGATCCATTCAAAATGCAATGCTATCATCACAAAATTATATCATCTCAAATTGTGAAACTATTGATTCCATATATTCCAAAGTCACTGATAATACTCCACATTATTTAGGTATAATGGGGAACTATCTACTTGATAAGACGATGGAGGAAACGATAAAGGCAACATTAAaaactttatcattattggtATACGCAAgtgaagaattattgaCTTTTGTCATCGACTTATATCTTGGAACTTACGCATGTTTAGCTGTAAGTGCAATTGATGGGACTGTAGATGTAGCTACCAATACTACTGAGAAATTAATTGGAGTAGTCAATTCTACTGTCGTAACGTTGGCTAATGATTTAGATGATGGATTAGATGATATatccaaatttattaacaaaATCATTGAGGCAGCATCGAAGGTAGAGAATTTTTTCActggtgatgatgatgaggacAATAGTAGTGATGGTAGTGATGATATCAAGAAAGTTAATCTAACTATATCTGCTATAAGAGATTTAAAAATTCCATCCTCAATAAACgataaattagaagaattatCTGCGAAGACACCTGATTTTGCAGAagttaaaaataaaacgaAAAGCTTGGTATCAATACCTTTCGAGCAAGTTAggaaagaaataaaaagtGTAAATGCAACAGAAATAATGGCAAATAAATCCATGCTTTATGTGCCGCCAATTGTGAATGATAACGGTCTACCAAATGGTATATGCTCATCAAATAAACctgaaattgaaaacttttATAAAGTACTATTGCATTCTTTGAAGATAACTACAATCGTCTTAATTGTGCTAATGATTGTGGCGGCCGTCGTCGTATTAGTACCTATTGCATGGAATGAATATAGACTATGGTCCCGTTTAACAAATatgaaacaacaatatcTTAGCAAATGTTTTAATAATAGTTTGAATTCAGATATTTATATGTCTACAACACtggaagaagatgaagaagatgatgatgacattAGCAGCAACAGGATGAAGTTAAAGGAAAATCCATTCCTTGATGACGATAAACAGACAGACAAAAATTTGGAAGACTACGATGTTATTGCCAGTTATCAACATTGTTTCAACAATTGGAACTCTAAAATAAGTTTCATGGTAACAAAACTCCTTAATGTTGGAACGAAGAACCAAATAAGGAGTAAAACCGATCAAATCAAAACCGAGTGGATAGTTGCTTACATTACTTCTGAACGTGCATTATGTGTATTGGGTATTGGTCTTTTGGCATTATTAGTTTGTATTTTCCAGTTTATAATGATTGCAATATTAAGAAAGGAGTTAAATGTTAGCTCTGGATCAATGATAAATAACGAGAAGTCCTCTTCGTTAACAAACAGCTCTTCCGTGGATACtatgaaaaatgatatGAACATTTGGACTACTCAAACAAATgattatattaattataCGGAAACTACTATCAATAAGGAAATGTTTGGCTGGATAGTCACCACTACAGaatcaatcaattccaCTGTTGTAACTAtgattgatgatattgatagCACACTAGCTGATATATTTAATGGGACATTACTTTATAGCCCTATGAAAACGGTTGTAGGATGtgtcattgaaaataaactaTATACTGTGGAGAAAGCCATGACATGGATTCATGAGAAGGCAGAACTCTCATTGCCACGAATTAATGGAACAGAATTATACCgtgaattacaaaatacaCAATACCAGAATGGAACCTCAAATAGTACTGCTTTAACAACGAGTAGTAAAATGGTAACAATCGTGGATGAGTTGAAGGATGACATGCAAACAGGATTACTAGCAATCTTGGATGCATATCATAAGATGGCTATTCAAGAACTGATAGTAGCATTGTCTATATTAGCAGTATGGCTTATACAAATACCCGTAGCGTTTCTGATTTGGCATTTGAAAAGGATAAATTTCACTTAA